The sequence below is a genomic window from Theobroma cacao cultivar B97-61/B2 chromosome 6, Criollo_cocoa_genome_V2, whole genome shotgun sequence.
ACCAGAGAATTTTAAGAAGGGTTTATAGCAGGACCTTGCATCCATTTGCATCCCAAACCTAACTTAGAAACAGTCTCTATGTATGTTTTAGTGTGAAACTTTGTTGCTTGTTGCTTTGAATTCAAGGTCTTGCTATAAACCCCTTTTTTGGCTTCTCAAAAGGAAGCGTTGTTGTCCCCTGACGACCAATCAAACAGACTAAATGGATCCATGGCTTTGTTTTCCTTCTGCTCTTCTTCAGTGAATCCTTGTGGAAACAATAGATTTAGAGGGTCAGCCTCTATCTCATCCAAATCAGCAAAGAAATCCTCAGATTGCGCCTGGGAGTCTGGCAGTGCAGGCCTGTATGTTTGAGGCATCCCTTCGCCAAATTCAGCATCATCTATATCCAGCTGCTTCTCAATGTCCTCAAACTCTTCTTTAACTGATGCACTTGCAGTTGAGCTAGCAGCAACCGCTGGAGATAAAGCATCACTGCTGCTCTCTTTGAGCTCATCCTTGGGGTTTAATGAACTTAGGGGCTGCGAACTTGGTGAGCTCTTGGAAGAAGAAGCATTGTTTTTGGATGGCTGAGACCTTGTTGACCCGGCAAGAGCATTTCTTTGGGTTGGCCATGGATGGTTGTGCTCAGATGTATACGTTATAACCAGCATATTGGGATCAGTTCGGCTGCGCTCTACTTGCTTCCTTGCAGAGCAGCCTTTGGAACTGCTGCATCTGTAGTAGCCCCTGGACAAGATTACAAGAATCAATTATTTCAATCAGTGCAAGCCACGAGATTGAAAGCCGAAAATGCATATAAATTCAATACTACTAACAAGTaaagcaaagaagaagaacttTGTTTTATCATTTGACATTATGTTTTGCTTATCCCAAGCATTAGGCGACAAGCATGTCTTTGTGACAATGATGAAGTGTGCTTTATTTCGAGTATTCaggtttttaacaaaaggaaacTTCTCTGGCTTGAGTGTAATTCAATGCGAACACTGTAACAAATTAAGAAACATGGTGTCTGCAGCTTGTCAGAAAGACAGCAGATCAATAGGAAATGCAGCTTTAGTTTTCTTAAGCCAGTTAGCAACTTTCGGGTACTCATCCTCTAATCAAAGAATGATAACCATAACAAACTAGTAATGTTTTACTAGTACTAgtagtatatatataccttGGATAAGGAGAACCTTTGATGGGTTTCTGCCCATACTTCCTCCATGCCCACAGATCCGAGGGAACTACTTCCCCACTAGACCTGCTGTTGGCAGCTGCTGGTGCTGGAATACAAACCACCTTCTTCGCCTGGCTCTTTCTGCATAATCATGTTGAACAACTGATGTTAAATCTTAAACAAGAAGAAGGGGGAGATGACTTCATTACTGAAGAGCTTGATACCAAAATTCCTAGTAAATTATCTCTTGGGAGAGCAAGCATATTTGTTTGAGTTCAACTTTTAGGAAGGAACACGAGACATATATATTTTGGATATTTTCCCTTAAAGAAGGTGAAAGCGATAGTACAATAATCTAAAGACAAGAGCAATGAACATCATAGGTACCATTTTCAGGTTGGTTAGGGAAGAAAAGTAACTTGAGATAACTACATGAAAGCTAAGAATTAAGCTATACCTTTTCAGGTTTATGCCTGTCAGgacttttatgtttttttctaACTTTATTTTAAAACTTCACCATGAGCAAAACTCACCCTGGAAAATCATAGACCAATATCTCTACTTTCCCATACATACAATTCAGATTCTTATTATGcatataataatagtaattaatGCCAATAAACCCTAATTCCCTCACATCCTCTctacatgatttcatgaaagAAATCCCCCCCTTCCCCTAAATTCATGCGCATCATGGTTGTTAAATCAAAGCCAAAAAGACCAATAAAATATAGTAAAACCctggaaaattgaatactagAAGAGTAGGTTCCTGacccttcttttctttttttttttttatggagtTTAGTTAATTAACGAAGTAGAGGATAGAGTTAAAGAGTTAGAGAATTAAAAAATGGTATTACCCTAACCTTCTCTTGATACCCAGATTCCGCGGAGATGAGATCTGCAGTGGGCCGGTGTTATCGATCAAGCAACCTTTGGAGCTGTTGGCATTAATCATTTCGCTTGGGAGCACAGCAGGAGCCTTAATTCCCCTTGGGGAAACACCAACACCACCAGCAGCAGCCATCAGCGGCGGCGAATCACAGGGGGACACGGCTAGCTTACTAGAGCTAGGAGAGATCTGAATCCGAGAAAAGATGTTGCAGGGAGTACTAGTTCTCATGTCATCCTCGAAAATCTTGTCATGACCAGCCATGTTACTTGCACCAGGAAAGTTGGAAGTGTCGTCAACAGTTGAAGTAGGGCTGCTGAAGTAGCTTGAACCAGCAGCAGCAGCCACGTTAAGCTCATGAAGAAGTGGATCTCTCATGGTGGAGAAAGGGTCACCGAAGGCCTTCACTCTATCAACTTCCATGGCTGACGATGCAAAATTCAATGGATCGGAGGCGGATGGGAATTGCTGCCAGCTCGAAGCAGGAACATCTGAGGCACCATGACCAGAGCCACACCCCATCGGACCACCACTTGCCCGAACTATATCGTTTAAATCACCTTGATAATTCTCCATCTGCAGCCCGAAGACACTGCACATGCTATACTAACGCAAACAAACACATGTAAGAAACAGCTGATTCTTTCATTTTCCACCCTCCCTATCCATATCTAGAGCACTCTCTGCTCTGTCCTTTTGCTTTGCACCAAAACAGACGTAAACACACATGCAAAAACCTTTCGATGATCAACAACAAGGTAACAATGGAGATGGGTTTGGGTTATTAACAAGAAAGGAAGCAAAGAAACAGGGTTTCTGCTTGCTTTCAAGTTGAAGGTTTGGAAAACAAACCCAATGTTCTTTCCTCTCAATAACAAACAAAAGAAGGAATGGTTTTCtcgga
It includes:
- the LOC18595114 gene encoding probable WRKY transcription factor 14 isoform X2; the encoded protein is MCSVFGLQMENYQGDLNDIVRASGGPMGCGSGHGASDVPASSWQQFPSASDPLNFASSAMEVDRVKAFGDPFSTMRDPLLHELNVAAAAGSSYFSSPTSTVDDTSNFPGASNMAGHDKIFEDDMRTSTPCNIFSRIQISPSSSKLAVSPCDSPPLMAAAGGVGVSPRGIKAPAVLPSEMINANSSKGCLIDNTGPLQISSPRNLGIKRRKSQAKKVVCIPAPAAANSRSSGEVVPSDLWAWRKYGQKPIKGSPYPRGYYRCSSSKGCSARKQVERSRTDPNMLVITYTSEHNHPWPTQRNALAGSTRSQPSKNNASSSKSSPSSQPLSSLNPKDELKESSSDALSPAVAASSTASASVKEEFEDIEKQLDIDDAEFGEGMPQTYRPALPDSQAQSEDFFADLDEIEADPLNLLFPQGFTEEEQKENKAMDPFSLFDWSSGDNNASF
- the LOC18595114 gene encoding probable WRKY transcription factor 14 isoform X1, whose amino-acid sequence is MCSVFGLQMENYQGDLNDIVRASGGPMGCGSGHGASDVPASSWQQFPSASDPLNFASSAMEVDRVKAFGDPFSTMRDPLLHELNVAAAAGSSYFSSPTSTVDDTSNFPGASNMAGHDKIFEDDMRTSTPCNIFSRIQISPSSSKLAVSPCDSPPLMAAAGGVGVSPRGIKAPAVLPSEMINANSSKGCLIDNTGPLQISSPRNLGIKRRLGKSQAKKVVCIPAPAAANSRSSGEVVPSDLWAWRKYGQKPIKGSPYPRGYYRCSSSKGCSARKQVERSRTDPNMLVITYTSEHNHPWPTQRNALAGSTRSQPSKNNASSSKSSPSSQPLSSLNPKDELKESSSDALSPAVAASSTASASVKEEFEDIEKQLDIDDAEFGEGMPQTYRPALPDSQAQSEDFFADLDEIEADPLNLLFPQGFTEEEQKENKAMDPFSLFDWSSGDNNASF